In one Pirellulales bacterium genomic region, the following are encoded:
- a CDS encoding glycoside hydrolase family 16 protein yields the protein MKCSFALAACLLVCATNVQAQHHRRQPPKPTPPPTTPAPPTTTPAKLLFASEFDTADDFSSGSNKKWNTSWPLGTGLNSAASPGEVQIYVDTQNNDTWGPSPFSQGQSMVCISATPTAGLPAPYTYTSGVLSTAGIFSFQYGYVEMRCMAPSGSGFWPDFWMMKWTGSWYNVVWPPEIDIFQFSSRFTNEYYPSVLYGTGTTLGAFVEAGVDITKAMHTYGFEWTASTMNWYFDGKLVMTQKSPAGTAVPMFLMLSLAVGDDGGWIGPPDGSTAKWWIDYVRVYDKKPS from the coding sequence ATGAAGTGTTCTTTCGCCCTGGCGGCATGCCTGCTTGTCTGCGCCACCAACGTTCAGGCGCAACATCACAGGCGGCAGCCGCCCAAGCCGACGCCGCCGCCAACGACGCCGGCTCCCCCGACGACGACTCCGGCCAAGCTCTTGTTCGCTTCGGAGTTCGACACGGCCGACGACTTCTCCAGCGGCTCGAACAAGAAGTGGAATACCAGTTGGCCGTTGGGAACGGGACTCAATAGTGCCGCTTCTCCCGGCGAAGTCCAGATTTACGTGGACACGCAAAACAACGATACCTGGGGCCCTAGTCCCTTCTCCCAGGGTCAATCGATGGTTTGCATTTCGGCCACGCCCACGGCCGGACTGCCGGCACCGTACACGTATACCTCGGGCGTGTTGTCGACGGCGGGGATTTTCTCCTTTCAGTACGGCTACGTCGAAATGCGTTGCATGGCGCCCTCGGGGAGCGGTTTCTGGCCCGATTTCTGGATGATGAAATGGACCGGCAGTTGGTACAACGTCGTCTGGCCGCCGGAGATCGACATCTTTCAGTTCAGCAGCCGATTCACTAACGAGTATTATCCCTCCGTGCTCTACGGAACGGGCACCACGCTCGGAGCCTTTGTCGAGGCTGGGGTCGATATTACAAAAGCCATGCACACCTACGGCTTCGAGTGGACGGCGTCGACGATGAACTGGTACTTCGACGGCAAGCTGGTGATGACGCAGAAGTCTCCGGCCGGCACCGCGGTACCGATGTTCCTGATGCTCAGCCTGGCCGTAGGGGACGACGGCGGCTGGATCGGCCCGCCCGACGGCAGCACCGCCAAGTGGTGGATCGACTACGTGCGCGTGTACGACAAGAAGCCGTCGTAG
- a CDS encoding serine hydrolase domain-containing protein yields MRALTLFALALVLLAPRAGFCEPLPTAQPDQVGLATGPLESVDALMRSYVDQGKLAGIVLLVARDGKVAFSGAYGKMDIEAGLPMKRDALFRIYSMTKPITGAALMTLYDQGRFDLDDPVAKYLPAFAGVKVFAGEDGGTVKLADLQRPITIRDLMRHTAGMAYGLMPASPVDEMYKEAKILDRTKTLDNMVERLVKLPLAVQPGEKWMYSIAVDVQGKLIEALSGKSLDEYFAERIFQPLAMNDTAFYVPADKLDRMTVNYGKKDDRLSPVDGSKTSQFATKPELLSGGGGLVSTADDYLRFCQMMLNRGELDGARILKPETVDLMTRNHLPENLVPIKLGPLAMANTGFGLDFAVRVNTAPGEPAGSLGEYWWGGAASTQFFIAPRENLICVGMTQFMPATPTFVQDARKKLYAAVLEPVAK; encoded by the coding sequence ATGCGTGCGCTGACTCTTTTCGCGTTGGCACTGGTTCTCTTGGCACCGCGGGCCGGCTTCTGCGAGCCTTTGCCCACGGCCCAACCCGATCAGGTCGGACTGGCCACGGGCCCGCTCGAGAGTGTGGATGCGCTGATGCGGTCCTACGTCGACCAAGGCAAGCTGGCGGGCATTGTGTTGCTCGTCGCACGCGACGGCAAGGTCGCCTTCAGCGGCGCCTACGGCAAGATGGATATCGAGGCCGGGCTCCCCATGAAGCGCGATGCGCTGTTTCGCATTTACTCGATGACCAAGCCGATCACTGGCGCCGCATTGATGACGCTTTACGACCAGGGGCGTTTCGATCTGGATGACCCGGTGGCTAAGTACTTGCCCGCCTTCGCGGGAGTGAAAGTGTTTGCTGGTGAGGATGGCGGCACGGTCAAGCTGGCCGATTTGCAACGTCCCATCACGATCCGCGATTTGATGCGGCATACGGCTGGCATGGCCTACGGCCTGATGCCGGCTTCGCCTGTCGACGAAATGTACAAAGAGGCCAAGATCCTGGATCGCACCAAGACCCTCGACAATATGGTCGAGCGGCTCGTGAAACTGCCACTGGCTGTGCAGCCGGGTGAAAAGTGGATGTACAGCATCGCGGTCGACGTCCAGGGAAAACTGATCGAGGCCCTGTCCGGCAAGTCGCTCGATGAGTATTTCGCCGAACGGATTTTCCAGCCGCTGGCGATGAATGACACGGCCTTCTACGTGCCGGCAGATAAGCTCGACCGAATGACCGTGAATTACGGCAAGAAGGACGATCGCTTGTCCCCGGTCGATGGCTCGAAGACAAGCCAATTCGCCACGAAGCCGGAGCTATTGTCCGGAGGGGGTGGGCTCGTCTCGACCGCGGACGATTATTTGCGATTCTGCCAGATGATGCTCAATCGTGGGGAGCTGGACGGTGCGCGGATTCTCAAGCCCGAGACGGTCGACCTGATGACGCGCAATCATTTGCCCGAGAATCTGGTGCCGATCAAGCTTGGTCCTTTGGCGATGGCCAACACGGGCTTCGGGCTGGACTTTGCCGTGCGGGTGAACACGGCCCCCGGAGAACCGGCCGGTTCGTTGGGCGAATACTGGTGGGGCGGAGCGGCCAGCACGCAGTTTTTCATCGCGCCGCGAGAGAATCTGATCTGCGTGGGAATGACGCAATTCATGCCCGCCACGCCGACCTTCGTGCAAGACGCCCGCAAGAAGCTGTACGCGGCAGTGCTGGAGCCGGTGGCCAAGTAA
- a CDS encoding sulfotransferase domain-containing protein, giving the protein MPTLLPRLLGRRPKEHILIACFPKSGSTYLSTVLQELFGFPNGYAAELGRQNEQDISERRLGRLRRRTVLQQHVRATYSNLRILLSHQMRPIVQTRNLFDVLASMHDHFQIHRASLSCGYISDDYLRMSWHERLDYLIHLHLPWYFNFLLSWREAGRSLEICPVRYEDLFADREKELQRIASFYGIPTSPEQIQKAIVRIATADTRFNVGIAGRGAELLSDSHKQAIYRMADSCHVKVTELGGVSLLGDANETPTEALSHEPLLTDRHASP; this is encoded by the coding sequence GTGCCTACGCTTTTGCCACGACTGCTTGGCCGCAGGCCCAAAGAGCACATCCTCATTGCCTGCTTTCCCAAGTCAGGCTCGACCTACCTGAGCACCGTTTTGCAAGAGCTGTTCGGATTTCCGAACGGTTACGCCGCCGAACTTGGTCGGCAAAACGAACAGGACATTTCCGAGCGGCGCCTGGGCCGTTTGCGGCGACGCACGGTCTTGCAGCAGCATGTCAGGGCCACGTACTCGAATTTGCGAATCCTGCTGTCGCACCAAATGCGACCGATCGTGCAAACGCGAAACTTGTTCGACGTGCTGGCCTCGATGCACGATCATTTTCAGATTCACCGCGCGAGCTTGTCCTGCGGTTACATTTCGGACGACTATCTGCGCATGTCGTGGCACGAGCGGCTGGACTATCTGATTCACCTGCATCTGCCGTGGTATTTCAATTTCCTGCTCTCCTGGCGCGAGGCAGGCCGGTCCCTAGAGATTTGCCCGGTGCGTTACGAAGACCTGTTCGCCGATCGGGAAAAAGAGCTGCAGCGGATCGCGTCGTTCTACGGTATTCCGACGAGCCCGGAACAGATCCAAAAGGCGATTGTGCGAATCGCGACAGCCGATACGCGCTTCAACGTGGGCATCGCCGGACGCGGAGCTGAACTGCTTTCCGATAGCCACAAGCAGGCCATTTATCGGATGGCCGATAGTTGCCACGTGAAAGTCACGGAGTTGGGTGGCGTGTCACTATTGGGCGATGCGAACGAGACGCCGACCGAGGCACTCAGCCACGAACCGCTCCTTACGGACCGACACGCTTCGCCCTGA